The Elaeis guineensis isolate ETL-2024a chromosome 3, EG11, whole genome shotgun sequence region aaaattatcaactAAGATTACTCAAAATTCTCCAATATTCAGTTATTGAATGATTGTTCCATGCACCAATCAAGTATGCTAACTATTAGTCAATGGGTAATATCAACAGGAAGAGGTTATAATGGAAAATGAGGGATTTAATTATATGACTGCAATGCATACCTCTGCTGTGATAGTGTAAtgtgtttctttcccttcaatttctggaaaaaaaaataatcttcaaattAGAAGTGTCCACAGATAGTAAGATGAAAAAATGATTATCTTcacaatttttaatttcatcctgCCAAAGAATATTGGAAAGTAGTCGAGAAGCATAACAAAAAATATTGGGTAGCAGGAAGCTCAGTGATAGAAGAAACATAAAAACAGATTTTCCACAAAACAAATCGAAAAATGTAAACCAAAAAGCAGTTTACATGAAGGAAATAACTAGATGATGAAATTTGATATCAAAGAATATATTAGAGAAGTTGTAGGAGTTACACAAATTAAGGATAAAGTGATGGAAAAACAACTAAGATATAGTATGGACATGTGCAACAAAGATCTGAAAAAGCTCCAATAAGGAGAGATACCTTACTTTGTGTTGAAGATGGTAATAAAATGATGGTAAGACCTAACATAACATGGATGGAGATTGTAAGGAATGATATCGCGAAACGTGGAATAACATTAAAGAAGGCCATAAACAGGAATGATTGGCGAACGAGGATCCATACAGCTGATCTCCAACAGTAGGGAGAAAGGTTGATGATTATGATTACAATTATGATTATGCAACATGTTCTGAGATCCTCACTAAAAGTTGTAAACATGGCATGGTACTTGCTTCTCCCATAGAATGTTGacatatagaaaaaaatattgactTTGAACCTTTGTGATGGGTCATCATCACAAGAAGAATGAATAAACTTCTCCAATGATATCATTATATATAGGAATGAACTACATTTCTTGAGACAAAAGGGTATCTACTCATCTCAAGTTCAAAATCAAATATAGGACATAtaaatcaaagatctacaccattaatcataatctataccattaaaaatatctcaaaattaaaaaattgtgttttaatggtctctatcctatgaacataaaaatatatcatttttattATACCAGTATGTTAAAATACATGATAAACCATTTAAACTAAGAATTCACCTTGTTGATCATGATCTATACATGCTAAAACATATATAATTGaaaatcaatatatttcaatactTAAATCTTTAAAAAGAAATATGGTCTGCCATCATTTTAATCATATATTTGTACACCcacttgatgcataggttagagAGTGGTAAAAATCTATGATTTTTGGTTTATAGGCATTTTTAGTTGTACACATCACAATCAATGTGCGGATCCTTGACTTAGATGCCCATTATTGATTTTGGACATTAGACAATCACATACCTTCCTCTTGAGAAGAGCAAACTCTATCTCATGCACATATATATAGAACAGAAGCTCAAATTTCTAAGCACCTAAAAAGCGGGCAATCAATCATCATTCACATTTACTAGTGACTTGGGTGGCAAATGAAGCAGATCTAGCAACTCTTTTTACCATCCAAGATGGTTGTTATCATTTCAGAGTTATTATATGTAAAAACAAATTAGCACATCTCAACTAATTTTGGTCTGAGAATACAAAAAGAGCAGAACAGGAATAGTTATGCCACAAGTTTTAAATGATGGCTTTATACTAGGGATAGTTTATAATTATAATAGCCTCCCCTTGGAACAATTATGTCATTTGAACTTGCTTATGACTGTTTTAAAAGCAGTTTTGCAAGCATATGATTTATTCCAAAAACCTTACATAATGCTCATCATAGTTTTATACAAACCAAAGGCTACCAAAGAGGGAGAATAAAAGTTGACACTAACCCTATAAAAGGTCAATCCATAATCTAGAACATGGTAACAATGGTTACTAAAATTAGGTAAAGGAAGAAAACACAAATCAAAGCAACTGCAAAAAGTAAAAACTAGTTAATAAGAATTCTAACAATTTTGTCCTACTAATCTGCTAAGTGCATGGAGACACACTAACTCAAATGGGCACGTAGGGATCTGTGCCATGGTATATAAGAGAATACATGCTAAATATGGGTTTTGGTGATCGAAATTTAATGGGAGATTAAGGATGGGTTACGATCTAGTAAATGCATATGCATACTTTAAAAGAAGAGACAAGCATTTAGCTACTCTTAAGAGTGGATCAAATTTGTGACAAATAAATTGCATTTTCCCATGAAAAAGAGATAACATCACCATGCAAGGATTGTAAGGGGATAATAGAGGAAAGTTTGACCATAAAATATAGGCTGGTAGTTCAATAGCTATACTAAgtttaagaataaaaaaattcaaattaataAATGTTTGATGATAAGATGATATAGCCAAAAATTGAAACACTTGacatctttaggaacaaattgtttccaaaaaaaaaaggaattgtaAGTCAAGAAGCAGACCAAATAGAACACACTAGGTGGCTCTCATTGGTATTTTATTAAGACAGCAGCAAGAGAAGCTCTTGGGAGTCTAAgtgcagtatatatatatattcaaataacaggaaaaaaaatcatgatcAAATGATGAGTTAGAGGATGCAATAATGCCTTTTGATGCACATTGGTCTAGTGAGGGACAAGACACTACATTGTGGAAACAACGACCTCATCCAAGGCCAACAATACAATTTTTGATCACATAGGAGTAAAAAGACAGCTTCATCAAGGTGATAAACCTActtgaagatgaagatgaagatgagaaGGTGTCACTCTGTAATTTATCAAATGAGTTCTCCAACTCATCAAGAACCATGTGAATTAAAATATAGACGACAAGCTATGGCCCCTTTTTGGAGTTATGGTTAATAAAATTAAAGACTACAATTTTGTCTCTAACACAAATTATCAATCTTAAATCAGTTTTTAAGCCTTTTTCTTATGAATAGTTTTTCAGCAAAACCTTGTTTTTGAAACCCACAACCAAGATCTACAATGGATGGCTGCAACTTTCAGGTTTCAGTTAAAAACAAGAATATATACAACAAATAGatgtattaattttagatttctttCCCTGTTTTCCTACACGTATTAAGCCATAAATCTAAGCCTGAGTATCAAGAGTACTTgagtttaattaatttttgaaagcTTAGTCTTTCTTCTTGATTCAATCTATCCTTCTCTACAGCACATATCACCGTATTCCAAAGGTGTGCTTCCTGATATCACCTACATTAATGCAGGAGGAATTTTCAAAAGACATCTCTGCAAGAAACGCTGTGCGCTTTCTAACAAATACATCGTGAGCATGTCTACAGAAGATAAGTACGTCACTTGTTGCAGGTAAAATCAGGCACCCTTCCGTCAAAAAAGAAGCCAAAAAGACCATCAAACCGCAATTCCATCCATTTGCAGAAAATCACACTACAAGAACAAGACCTGTGGTTTCTACAAAACAATTTCAGAAGTCTAAACCCTAGAAAAGATCACGCCTACAATTCGACCATATAAAACGATTCCATGACACCGTTAAATTCAGAAGAAGGCACAGCCAGTTATGGGGAAAGAAGATGATGCCTCTAGCAAGAAACGATCGCCTGAAACCCTAATAATAGGAAGAGCAGGGACAGCACGTATAGGAGGAGGGCGGTGATACCTTCGGCCGCGCGCTTGAAGCCGCAAAGAGGGCACTTGGCGAAGTCGAGCGAGTCGAAGGAGAGAAGCGTCCCGCACACGCCGCAGAACAAGAAATCGCGGGCCTCGCAGAACGccatcccctcccctcccctcctcccGACGATGCCTGCCTGGCGGAGCCCGGCAACCGAGGGAGAACTAAAAGGGTTCCGGTCCACCGCCCCGCAGGCAGAATCTACACGAACAAATCAGGTCCTCGACTCATTTGCCTTGCACGAATCTCAAAGCCACCCTACATGTCTCCATTTTTAATTGGGCCCGAACTGGATCAGGCCGAAAGGCAGCTAACTTAACGTCTTGGAAAGGTCTGACCCGCTGAACGAAACGAAGGCTTGATCTCCCAAGATTTAATTAGCCGAAGGTGCTTTTGAGCAGGCCAACGAAATCCATGGGCATGGGCCCAACCCAGCCAGAACATAACACACAGCCTTATAGTTTCGATTGCAAGAACTCGCAACTTTGATCTGCAAATATTTATTTAGCCAAAAAGTTATCAGAAATGATTGTGGATTCTTCCAGGAGAGGTGTCCATAACACTGCTCCTTCTATTAATTGCTGGACCATACAACCAAAGGGATCGTGCTGCATGAGAAACTGAGATAAGAAAGGGAAAACAACTTGCACATGCTTTACAAAGCACGAAGTATTCACCTGCATAACTCCCTTGATGGTACTGACTATTTCATTGGCATTAACACGTAATTTTCGATTCTCCGGCCATGGCTTGGCATTTCTTTGACAATAGGTTAAATGAGTGAAATTATCAGGACGATTTACATGTATGTCCCCTTGATGTTTTCTGCtaacaaaaacaagaacaaaaaaaaaaactttgatatCGGACCACTCACAAAGGCCACAAACGTGCCTGCAACTTGTTAACCTTTGCTTTGACCGGTAAATGAGCTCAACTTTCTAAACCCGTCTTATTTTGTAGTTTTTTAGTATTAAAAGCAGTTCATGGTTTGCTCAATTAATCTATAAATGAATGCTGTCTACCAGACGATCAAACCATTCCTACCAGACAGCCCCGGGCTTCCAAACAAGTTGCATGAAGGGTGGACCAAAAATGGACAATTCtagtgaaaaaaaaatacatggaTGGGTATATATGATCAAGCCGAACCTGGAAACATTTTGCTCACTACTTTTTCCCTTTCTTTGGCATCCATACCAGAGAACGAGTGATGTCATGGCCCATGCAAAATCTGAATCTCTGTGTTCATAAAATGCATAAAGATAAAACAAAACGAAACCTAATCACCTGAACTCCTAAAATGTAATGCTACCATGATTTTCCAAGTGATATTTTGCATACGACTGATATGGAAATGGCAGTTCATCAGAGTCTTTCAATGATGCAATAAGTTGCCTGCAAGAGAAACATACATGAAACAAAAACCAAAGATGGGATTTTGTACTAAATTTCGATGCATTAATGGCCCCTCGTTGCTCATGGGCAACTATGCCTAAATTGAATTTGGTAATAAGTTCAGGAGACAAATATCTCGTTCCAAGAGATTCAAGGAATTTTGATAAACACCCAAATCAAAGCAAGCTATATATACTGGATATGTTCGGCATTCAAATGACCGTTCCCATGGTCAGCAAAGAGTTACAGCTAAAGCGCGTTTCATCAGGATTGGATTCTGTCAGCACCTCGAACCGCCACAATCAAACATCTATAGGAAAAGACCATGGAAGAAAAACCTAATTTTAAGAAACAGAACGTAAGACCAAATAACTTAGATCAACAAGTAGGACTGCGATTTCAAATTGAATCATGCTATATTATAAGAAATAACA contains the following coding sequences:
- the LOC140856576 gene encoding uncharacterized protein yields the protein MTSLVLWYGCQRKGKSSEQNVSRKHQGDIHVNRPDNFTHLTYCQRNAKPWPENRKLRVNANEIVSTIKGVMQVNTSCFVKHVQVVFPFLSQFLMQHDPFGCMVQQLIEGAVLWTPLLEESTIISDNFLAK